Proteins co-encoded in one Flavivirga eckloniae genomic window:
- a CDS encoding polysaccharide pyruvyl transferase family protein gives MKHGLLTYRESKEKYNVGDYVQSLAARQYLPAVDEFMNREKLGEYAKGPTKLIMNGWFTHNIMHWVPSEDVMPLFVSFHMNNTAAPFMLSEKGIAYLKKHQPIGCRDKYTVQILQEKGIDAYFTGCLTLTLDNYKVDDSERGDDIYIVDPFYNYPTKEKVSLSAKHLVRSTLNGDIFKLGKINNQLKKVVDQDLLESANYVTQILPPGQQTEEEKFLYAEECLKKYAKAKLVITSRIHCALPCLAMNTPVIFLNSFNTFVDTCRFDGILELFNRIDVNDDGSWSANFDLEGKINKDTSVTNLGLHHKLAEPLKEKCRAFVK, from the coding sequence ATGAAACACGGACTACTAACATACAGAGAAAGTAAAGAAAAATATAACGTTGGCGATTATGTTCAAAGTTTAGCTGCAAGGCAATATTTACCTGCTGTTGACGAGTTTATGAACAGAGAGAAATTAGGGGAATACGCAAAAGGACCTACCAAGTTAATTATGAACGGGTGGTTTACCCATAACATTATGCACTGGGTACCTAGTGAAGACGTTATGCCTTTATTCGTGTCGTTTCACATGAATAATACTGCGGCACCATTCATGCTTAGCGAAAAAGGTATCGCCTACCTTAAAAAACACCAACCTATTGGGTGTAGAGATAAATATACTGTACAAATACTTCAAGAAAAGGGAATCGACGCCTATTTTACTGGGTGTTTAACGCTTACTTTAGACAACTATAAAGTTGACGACTCCGAGCGAGGTGACGATATTTATATTGTAGATCCTTTTTACAATTACCCCACTAAAGAAAAAGTATCCCTAAGTGCAAAACACTTGGTTAGAAGTACACTTAATGGTGATATCTTCAAATTAGGAAAAATAAACAATCAGCTTAAAAAAGTAGTAGATCAAGACTTACTTGAAAGCGCTAATTACGTAACTCAAATACTTCCTCCAGGTCAACAAACCGAAGAAGAAAAGTTTCTATATGCCGAAGAATGTTTGAAAAAATACGCCAAAGCAAAATTGGTTATCACATCAAGAATTCATTGTGCTTTACCATGTTTAGCCATGAATACGCCAGTAATCTTTTTAAACAGCTTCAATACGTTTGTAGACACTTGTAGATTTGATGGTATTTTAGAGCTGTTCAATAGAATTGACGTAAACGACGATGGTAGCTGGAGTGCTAATTTTGATTTAGAAGGTAAAATAAACAAAGATACCTCTGTTACCAATTTAGGATTACACCATAAGTTAGCTGAACCATTAAAAGAAAAGTGCAGAGCTTTTGTAAAATAA
- a CDS encoding glycosyltransferase: MKNIVLIMPYGSVGGMERLALTFYNHYRSKGYNVKAIKLIKLKTDIINFNDNDEYFLSDKDFYELNPLKRVLFYVLAPFKIRKILKKENATHSIAFGDMANIFSSLTFTKENKISSIHALKSVELNDNNSFNKLIRFSYKKLYGAFNKVVCISNDIKRDLIENCGFKFPEKIEVIYNPHNVNRLVELSEESIDDKEELELFSKKTILFIGRLSVQKSPWHLIKAFHLLQQKSVDANLIFVGDGNMAVTNYVKELANKYNVINNIHFLGRKSNPYKYLKQANVLALASHYEGTPNVIVESIAVGTPVVSSYCTDGIIELMSLQSHDVKHDNVFVESGIVTPNLYKGTLGIPKKDVSIPEEEKFADALEYALESTKLKDNLLNERDKLLNKFDVEVVSEKYLNIK, translated from the coding sequence ATGAAAAACATTGTTTTAATAATGCCATATGGAAGTGTTGGAGGCATGGAGCGTTTAGCACTTACATTTTACAATCATTATCGATCTAAAGGATATAATGTTAAGGCCATTAAGTTAATTAAGCTAAAAACCGACATTATAAACTTTAACGATAACGACGAATATTTTTTAAGCGATAAGGATTTTTACGAACTAAACCCTTTAAAAAGAGTTTTATTCTATGTTTTAGCACCATTTAAAATTAGAAAAATCTTAAAAAAGGAAAATGCCACACACTCCATTGCGTTCGGAGATATGGCTAATATATTCAGTTCGCTAACATTTACCAAAGAAAACAAAATAAGCAGCATACATGCCCTTAAAAGCGTTGAGCTAAACGATAACAATAGTTTTAACAAACTAATCAGGTTTAGCTACAAAAAATTGTATGGAGCATTCAACAAAGTTGTTTGCATTAGTAACGATATTAAACGCGATTTAATTGAGAATTGTGGTTTTAAATTTCCTGAGAAAATAGAAGTCATTTACAATCCTCATAATGTAAACAGACTTGTAGAGCTATCCGAAGAATCTATAGACGATAAGGAAGAACTGGAATTGTTTTCAAAAAAGACAATTTTGTTTATTGGAAGGTTATCTGTCCAAAAATCACCCTGGCATTTAATTAAAGCCTTCCATTTATTACAACAAAAAAGTGTAGATGCCAATCTCATTTTTGTTGGAGACGGCAATATGGCAGTAACGAATTATGTTAAGGAGCTTGCCAATAAATATAATGTTATCAATAATATTCATTTTTTAGGAAGAAAAAGTAATCCCTATAAATATTTAAAACAAGCAAACGTTCTAGCATTGGCATCCCATTACGAGGGTACACCAAACGTTATTGTAGAATCGATAGCTGTTGGCACACCTGTAGTATCCTCATATTGTACCGATGGTATTATAGAATTAATGAGTTTACAGTCGCATGATGTTAAACATGATAACGTATTTGTTGAATCGGGAATAGTAACCCCCAACCTATACAAAGGCACTTTAGGAATTCCTAAAAAAGATGTTTCAATACCTGAAGAAGAAAAATTTGCAGACGCCCTTGAATATGCGCTCGAATCAACTAAATTGAAAGACAATTTGTTAAATGAGCGAGACAAACTGCTTAATAAATTTGATGTTGAAGTTGTTTCAGAGAAATATCTAAACATAAAATAA
- a CDS encoding lipopolysaccharide biosynthesis protein, producing the protein MSQLKKGALLNYVTIFLTNVIGLLMTPFILNHLGKNEYGIYLTVGALVGTISLLDFGLNNTTIRFVAKYKAEKDKKGLENFLATTMILYSIISTIVIILGAIFYNYIDSYFTKMTPEEIEIARVIFVLLIFNLAIGLPGGSLTGMCYGYEAFVFPKALNIVRYLMRCLTIVAVLSFGGKAIALVVIETVFNILIISITAYYVFKKLKIRIKLHEFSVKFVKHIFSYSTWIFVFALVALFQWKAGHWVLGRVCTPEVLTIYGIGILLGTYYGAFSTAISSVFLPRATQMSVGNATGEELTSMMIKIGRISFIILMYILIAFIFLGRQFVNLWVGGELGEEGSYESWIIALMIMVAYTLPLIQGFGNSILEAKNKLSFKAILYLSFMIIGTATGAFLAKPYGAIGMMSGSISGWLIVQNVMNFYYHKTIGLNIIRFFKELLNKTCLALLIVVGLSYFVNYIPGDGWVNFVIKGTTYTVAYGLIIYFLGMIDFEKELFKNSFKSVLNKVNKK; encoded by the coding sequence TTGAGCCAACTAAAAAAAGGAGCATTATTAAATTACGTAACCATATTTTTAACCAATGTAATAGGGTTATTGATGACTCCATTCATATTGAATCATTTGGGAAAAAATGAATATGGCATATACCTAACCGTGGGGGCACTGGTAGGTACTATTTCCCTTTTAGATTTCGGACTAAACAATACCACCATACGGTTTGTAGCTAAATATAAAGCAGAAAAAGACAAAAAAGGACTTGAAAATTTTCTGGCTACAACAATGATTCTTTACTCGATTATTTCAACAATCGTAATCATTTTGGGAGCTATATTTTACAACTATATAGATTCTTATTTTACAAAAATGACTCCCGAAGAAATTGAAATCGCCCGAGTTATTTTTGTGTTGTTAATATTCAATTTAGCTATAGGACTACCAGGAGGTTCATTAACAGGAATGTGCTATGGCTACGAGGCATTTGTCTTTCCTAAGGCGCTTAATATTGTTAGATACCTTATGCGTTGTTTAACCATTGTTGCTGTTTTATCATTTGGAGGAAAAGCCATTGCCCTCGTTGTTATCGAAACCGTGTTCAATATTCTTATTATTTCAATAACGGCGTACTACGTATTTAAGAAACTTAAAATTAGAATAAAGCTACATGAGTTCTCGGTTAAATTTGTAAAGCATATTTTTAGTTACTCAACCTGGATCTTTGTATTCGCCTTGGTAGCACTTTTTCAATGGAAAGCAGGCCATTGGGTACTAGGACGTGTTTGTACCCCAGAAGTCTTAACCATTTACGGTATAGGTATTCTTTTAGGAACCTATTACGGCGCTTTTTCAACAGCCATATCCAGTGTTTTTCTGCCAAGAGCAACGCAAATGTCTGTTGGTAACGCAACGGGTGAAGAACTCACCTCCATGATGATTAAAATTGGAAGAATATCATTTATAATATTAATGTATATCCTAATTGCTTTTATCTTTTTAGGTAGACAATTTGTTAATCTATGGGTTGGTGGTGAATTAGGAGAAGAAGGCAGTTACGAATCCTGGATAATCGCATTAATGATTATGGTAGCCTATACCCTACCTTTAATTCAAGGGTTTGGTAATTCAATACTAGAAGCCAAAAACAAATTATCGTTCAAAGCTATTCTGTATTTATCCTTTATGATAATAGGAACAGCCACAGGCGCTTTTCTAGCAAAACCCTATGGGGCTATTGGTATGATGTCTGGTTCTATATCCGGATGGTTAATTGTTCAAAATGTCATGAATTTTTATTACCACAAAACTATAGGATTGAACATTATAAGATTTTTTAAAGAACTACTAAACAAAACCTGTTTAGCCTTACTAATAGTAGTTGGCTTAAGCTATTTTGTAAACTATATACCTGGAGACGGCTGGGTGAATTTTGTAATAAAAGGAACAACTTACACCGTAGCATACGGGCTTATAATTTACTTTTTAGGAATGATCGACTTTGAAAAAGAATTGTTTAAAAATTCCTTTAAATCCGTATTAAACAAAGTAAACAAAAAATAA
- a CDS encoding EpsG family protein, with product MLELIPLEYYYRVFIYSAFAIALVTLFHTFLLDINERKNIGYIRFMGYFILVSLTLYMGLRPISGKYFVDMITYARIYNNYAAGGEITIQNDLFFHQFMKICSAVIPVNGFFLLCEVIYIVPLFIASKRFFAKYWFYAFFMFVVSFSFWTYGVNGIRNGMATSLFVLALAYHDRKSVLIPVAAISCLFHQTMLLPVGAYILTLFVKNPKWYMYGWVLAIPLSLALGSFWENLFAQLGFADDRLSGYLTGDKHQDFANTSFRFDFLFYSSFAVVSGAYFVFKKKYQDPIFIQLFNIYLTANAFWILVIRANFSNRFAYLSWFLMPLVIIYPFISEKFFKRQHIVIGKVLLFYFMFTYLMFLYYNYL from the coding sequence ATGCTAGAACTTATACCATTAGAATATTATTATAGGGTTTTTATTTACTCTGCCTTTGCTATAGCATTAGTTACCCTATTCCATACATTTCTATTGGATATAAACGAAAGGAAAAATATCGGCTATATCCGTTTTATGGGATATTTTATTCTGGTATCATTAACTTTATATATGGGCTTACGCCCAATAAGTGGTAAGTATTTTGTCGATATGATTACCTATGCACGGATATATAATAACTATGCTGCGGGCGGTGAAATAACGATACAGAACGACTTGTTCTTTCATCAATTCATGAAAATATGTTCGGCTGTTATTCCCGTTAATGGCTTTTTCCTGTTATGTGAGGTGATTTACATTGTACCGCTTTTTATAGCTTCAAAAAGATTCTTTGCAAAATACTGGTTTTATGCATTCTTCATGTTTGTGGTTTCATTTTCATTTTGGACTTATGGCGTTAATGGTATTAGAAATGGGATGGCAACATCATTATTCGTATTAGCTTTAGCCTATCACGATAGAAAATCAGTGCTTATACCTGTTGCAGCAATATCCTGCTTATTTCATCAAACCATGCTGTTACCTGTAGGTGCATACATATTAACGCTTTTTGTTAAAAACCCTAAATGGTACATGTACGGCTGGGTATTAGCCATACCGTTATCATTAGCATTAGGTAGCTTTTGGGAAAACCTATTCGCCCAATTAGGATTTGCCGACGACAGATTAAGCGGCTATTTAACTGGAGATAAACATCAGGATTTCGCAAATACTAGTTTTAGGTTCGATTTTCTTTTTTACAGTTCGTTCGCCGTAGTAAGTGGTGCTTATTTTGTTTTTAAGAAGAAATATCAAGACCCTATTTTCATTCAATTGTTCAATATCTACCTAACAGCTAATGCCTTTTGGATTTTAGTTATTAGAGCAAACTTTTCGAATAGATTCGCCTATCTATCCTGGTTTTTAATGCCACTGGTCATTATATATCCGTTTATATCCGAAAAGTTTTTCAAAAGACAGCATATCGTTATTGGAAAAGTGTTACTGTTTTATTTTATGTTCACGTATCTTATGTTCCTTTATTACAATTATTTATAA
- a CDS encoding nucleotide sugar dehydrogenase, with the protein MKDIKIAIIGLGYVGLPLARLFATKYAVVGFDINQKRINELKQGNDSTLEVEPDILKPVLKNNLNNDAGLFCSSNTEDIKDCNYYIVTVPTPIDKNNKPDLTPLYKSSETVAKVLKEGDIVIYESTVYPGVTEDECVPILERISGLKFNQDFYAGYSPERINPGDKLHTVDKILKVTAGSTPEIGKKVDALYASIITAGTHLAPTIKVAEAAKVIENSQRDINIAFVNELAKIFNLLDIDTQSVLEAAGTKWNFLSFKPGLVGGHCIGVDPYYLAQKAQEVGYHPEIILAGRRVNDSMGQYVAAEVIKLMVQNDIRIKEAKVLVLGITFKENCPDVRNTKAVDVINQLKSYGTEVTIYDPWANPEEVKHEYDLTTVTKLPKDTFEAVVLTVAHNAFLKEDLKSLLSPNGILYDVKGVLNENVNGRL; encoded by the coding sequence ATGAAAGATATCAAAATTGCTATTATAGGGTTAGGTTATGTTGGCTTACCTTTGGCAAGACTTTTTGCAACTAAATATGCCGTTGTTGGCTTTGACATTAATCAAAAACGAATTAATGAATTAAAGCAAGGTAACGATTCTACTCTAGAAGTTGAACCGGACATTTTAAAACCTGTTTTAAAAAACAATTTAAATAACGATGCTGGGTTATTTTGTTCTTCAAACACCGAAGACATTAAAGACTGCAACTACTATATTGTTACAGTTCCTACCCCTATCGATAAGAACAATAAACCTGATTTAACACCACTATATAAGTCCAGTGAAACTGTAGCCAAGGTTTTAAAAGAAGGAGATATCGTTATATACGAATCAACAGTTTATCCCGGCGTTACAGAAGATGAGTGTGTACCAATTCTTGAAAGGATAAGCGGGCTTAAATTCAACCAAGATTTTTATGCGGGTTATTCACCAGAACGTATAAATCCGGGAGACAAATTACACACCGTAGACAAGATATTAAAAGTTACAGCAGGATCAACACCCGAAATAGGCAAAAAAGTTGATGCCTTATACGCCAGTATTATTACAGCTGGAACACATTTAGCACCAACCATTAAGGTTGCTGAAGCTGCAAAAGTTATCGAAAACTCACAACGCGATATAAACATTGCATTTGTAAATGAGCTTGCTAAAATTTTTAATTTACTAGACATCGATACACAATCGGTATTAGAAGCCGCAGGCACCAAATGGAACTTTTTATCATTTAAACCGGGGCTTGTAGGTGGGCACTGTATTGGTGTAGACCCTTACTATCTAGCTCAAAAAGCTCAAGAAGTAGGTTACCATCCGGAAATTATTTTAGCCGGTCGTCGTGTAAATGATAGTATGGGGCAATACGTAGCAGCAGAGGTTATTAAACTTATGGTGCAGAACGACATACGAATAAAAGAAGCTAAAGTTTTAGTATTAGGCATAACGTTTAAGGAAAATTGTCCGGATGTTAGAAATACCAAAGCCGTAGATGTTATCAATCAGCTAAAAAGCTATGGAACAGAAGTTACCATATACGACCCATGGGCTAATCCTGAGGAAGTAAAACATGAATACGATTTAACCACAGTAACTAAATTACCAAAAGACACATTTGAAGCTGTCGTTTTAACCGTAGCTCATAATGCCTTTTTAAAAGAAGATTTAAAATCATTACTATCCCCTAACGGAATTTTATACGACGTTAAAGGGGTACTTAATGAAAATGTGAATGGAAGATTATAA
- a CDS encoding glycosyltransferase family 4 protein, translating to MKKNICFIVSSPYSFYFLKNHFEKLTEDYNIYLVANIDDKTRDVMDNFEYNSYKSISINRNINVIKDIKAIYDLYKYFKQNKFHSIHSLTPKAGLTTAIAGKLAGIKTRIHIFTGQVWATKTGTFRSILKVLDKIIVSFSTHILVDGNSQRNFLISEKVLKANQGQVLGTGSISGVDIEKFSPNADVREQVRKKLNISKDTVVYLFLGRLTEDKGIIELAKAYQKLRSENENVYLLLVGNDEGAFDEIDEIINNREHFDFVGTTDTPEIFYQASDVFCLPSYREGFGMSVIEASSCGIPVICSDAYGLMDTIVDNKTGLRHKVKDVDDLYDKMSILSKDSDLRHTLGKSGITYIKDNFSSKTISNEWVRFYKELV from the coding sequence ATGAAAAAAAATATTTGTTTTATTGTATCATCGCCCTACTCGTTTTATTTTTTAAAAAACCATTTTGAAAAATTAACAGAGGATTACAATATCTATCTTGTCGCCAATATTGATGACAAAACCAGAGATGTTATGGATAACTTCGAATATAATAGCTATAAAAGTATATCCATTAACCGAAACATAAACGTTATAAAAGATATTAAAGCTATTTATGATTTATATAAATACTTTAAGCAAAATAAATTTCATTCTATACACTCGCTTACACCAAAAGCGGGTTTAACTACTGCTATTGCTGGAAAATTAGCTGGAATAAAAACACGAATCCATATTTTCACAGGACAAGTATGGGCTACAAAAACGGGTACCTTCAGATCTATTTTAAAAGTATTAGATAAGATTATTGTAAGTTTTTCAACGCATATTTTAGTTGACGGAAATTCTCAAAGAAATTTCCTGATTTCAGAAAAGGTTCTTAAAGCAAATCAAGGCCAAGTTTTAGGCACCGGCTCCATTAGTGGTGTAGATATAGAAAAATTCTCTCCCAACGCAGATGTAAGAGAACAAGTTAGAAAAAAACTCAACATATCGAAAGATACTGTTGTTTATCTATTTCTTGGTAGATTAACAGAAGATAAGGGTATTATTGAATTGGCAAAGGCGTATCAAAAGCTTCGTTCAGAAAATGAAAACGTTTATTTATTATTGGTTGGAAATGATGAAGGAGCTTTCGACGAGATAGATGAAATTATAAACAACAGAGAGCATTTTGACTTTGTAGGTACTACAGATACCCCCGAAATATTCTACCAGGCTAGCGATGTATTTTGCTTGCCAAGTTACAGAGAAGGTTTTGGGATGAGTGTTATTGAAGCTTCATCGTGCGGTATTCCAGTTATATGTAGTGATGCATATGGTTTAATGGACACTATAGTGGACAACAAAACTGGATTGAGGCATAAAGTGAAAGATGTAGACGATTTATACGATAAAATGAGCATCTTATCTAAAGATAGCGATCTACGACACACATTAGGAAAAAGCGGTATTACATATATAAAGGATAATTTTTCATCAAAAACCATCTCTAACGAATGGGTGCGCTTTTACAAAGAGCTAGTGTGA
- a CDS encoding glycosyltransferase family 2 protein codes for MIKLSIVIPMYNVEQYLEKCVASTFNQGLNEDEFEIIMVNDESPDNSLSLANEIANTHTNIKVISQKNKGLGGARNTGIQNANGNYLLFLDADDYLLPDAFKPLTDIAIQNELDVLEFGSQGVLPDGEIAYEVSMDSDGKVYNGVDYCNRYKYMNSACNKLYKRELLVDNLFLEKIYIEDFEFNTRVFYQANKVMGVKNIGAHYLQSPDSITRNTSEAKKEKMLQDLIKVLKITKSLSEKAEQNDQTEKYFGFRLSFINVTIFYQLVKNNRPYKQIIEVKNRLKSEDLLHVSHSLSEKSKDLFRKIFLHNFWLFKVTRPLHKVIFK; via the coding sequence ATGATTAAATTAAGTATAGTCATACCAATGTACAATGTAGAGCAATACCTTGAAAAGTGTGTTGCTTCTACCTTTAACCAAGGTTTAAACGAAGATGAGTTTGAAATAATCATGGTTAATGATGAATCGCCAGACAACAGTTTATCCTTAGCAAACGAGATAGCAAACACACACACAAACATTAAGGTAATATCTCAAAAGAATAAAGGCTTAGGTGGTGCAAGAAATACAGGAATACAAAATGCTAATGGTAACTATTTGCTTTTTCTTGATGCAGACGACTACCTGTTACCCGATGCCTTTAAACCTCTTACAGACATTGCTATTCAAAATGAATTAGATGTCCTAGAATTTGGCTCCCAAGGTGTATTACCAGATGGGGAAATTGCATACGAAGTCTCAATGGATAGCGATGGCAAAGTTTACAATGGCGTAGATTATTGTAACAGATACAAATACATGAACTCGGCATGCAACAAGCTATATAAAAGAGAATTGCTAGTCGATAATTTATTTCTGGAAAAGATCTACATTGAAGATTTCGAATTTAACACCCGTGTATTTTATCAGGCCAATAAGGTTATGGGAGTTAAAAATATAGGAGCACATTATTTGCAATCGCCCGATTCCATTACACGAAATACGAGTGAAGCAAAAAAAGAAAAAATGCTTCAGGATTTAATAAAGGTTCTTAAAATCACTAAATCGTTAAGCGAAAAAGCTGAGCAAAATGACCAAACAGAAAAATACTTCGGGTTTCGATTAAGCTTTATCAATGTCACCATTTTTTACCAACTCGTAAAAAACAACAGACCTTACAAACAAATCATAGAAGTAAAAAACCGATTAAAAAGTGAAGATCTTTTACATGTGAGCCATTCGCTATCGGAGAAATCCAAAGATCTTTTTAGAAAAATCTTTTTACATAACTTTTGGTTATTTAAAGTTACACGACCTTTGCATAAGGTTATTTTTAAGTAG
- a CDS encoding glycosyltransferase family 4 protein: MKIVILLSRIDQTGMTTNTLDLVDGLIKEKHDVYLITGGPSEENNPRLDEIYNEFHRLGTHIRTFKTPKGSALSRGITSLLSILRVLYYILKIKPNVIHSESPYMSFIPWLIGKKFVSTLHVNDFVKSFKYKNATHLIAISKETKQYAIDLFEYKEEDITIVNHGVSKSFANSMSDDEKVKFKKDNNIPQDKILIGFVGSIEKRKGHDLLLKAVEHLEDHLKEKIHVIFLGSSKDNTTRPWLDNLIETSNTGHMVSCFDYQDPKPFYDIFDIFVLPSRLEGFALVVIEAMMSRCCAIRSNTEGAYDQIIHGEDGFIFENNDYEELLALLSTTIEDEDLRSAVAKKGQEKALKRFSIEAMTKGTIEVYKKVAV, encoded by the coding sequence ATGAAAATAGTAATATTACTTAGCAGAATAGATCAAACCGGTATGACTACCAATACGTTGGATTTGGTTGACGGATTGATAAAAGAAAAACACGACGTTTATTTAATAACAGGTGGCCCCAGTGAAGAAAACAACCCCAGATTAGACGAGATTTACAATGAATTTCATAGGTTAGGCACACATATAAGAACGTTTAAAACCCCAAAAGGCTCAGCACTATCAAGAGGCATAACTTCCCTCCTATCTATTTTAAGAGTTTTATATTACATATTAAAAATAAAGCCCAATGTAATACATTCGGAATCTCCGTACATGTCGTTTATTCCATGGTTAATAGGCAAGAAATTTGTATCTACCTTACATGTGAACGATTTTGTAAAATCCTTTAAATACAAAAACGCAACACACCTAATAGCTATAAGCAAAGAAACAAAACAATATGCTATTGACTTATTTGAATATAAAGAAGAAGATATAACTATAGTAAACCATGGCGTATCCAAATCATTTGCTAATTCAATGTCTGATGATGAAAAAGTAAAGTTTAAAAAAGACAATAACATTCCTCAAGATAAAATCCTTATAGGTTTTGTTGGCAGCATTGAAAAACGAAAAGGACACGATTTATTATTAAAGGCAGTAGAACACTTAGAAGATCATTTAAAAGAAAAGATACATGTGATTTTCCTAGGGTCTTCAAAAGATAATACTACACGCCCGTGGTTAGACAATTTAATTGAAACAAGCAATACAGGTCATATGGTGTCTTGTTTCGATTATCAAGACCCAAAACCATTTTATGATATTTTCGATATTTTCGTTCTACCTTCTCGATTAGAAGGGTTCGCCTTAGTGGTTATTGAAGCTATGATGAGCAGATGTTGTGCTATACGAAGCAATACCGAAGGTGCTTACGATCAAATCATTCACGGAGAAGATGGCTTTATATTCGAAAACAACGATTATGAAGAACTCTTAGCACTTCTAAGTACTACTATTGAAGATGAGGACTTACGATCAGCAGTTGCGAAAAAGGGACAGGAAAAAGCGCTTAAAAGGTTCTCCATTGAAGCCATGACTAAAGGTACTATTGAAGTATACAAAAAAGTTGCTGTTTAG
- a CDS encoding glycosyltransferase family 4 protein: protein MKLLYITNQICGAAGLERVLSIKASYLADELGYEVHILTLNQRDTPLFYNFSDKLIYHDITTNGNAFSAFSQYLKGIRNIVKKVSPDVISVCDDGLKGFFVPRFIKKPCPMIYERHVSKQVEVTTDKTSFVASIFQKAKYALMQYTAKKYDNFVVLTNGNLDEWALKNMVVISNPLPFLPDEPSKLSNKTVLAVGRQSYQKGYERLLQSWKQVAEKHPDWTLKIFGKIDESLHLQETANELGISDSVNFHKPVKNIQDKYKEASIYVMSSRFEGFGMVLIEAMAYGLPCVSFDCPHGPSDIISQRQDGLLVENGDVEGFATSINELIENPELRKDMGQKAEVKAKNYLPVKIMEKWDNLFKSLIH, encoded by the coding sequence ATGAAACTATTGTACATAACTAATCAAATTTGTGGAGCTGCTGGGCTGGAAAGAGTACTTTCCATTAAAGCCAGCTATCTAGCCGACGAGCTTGGTTACGAAGTGCATATATTAACACTCAACCAAAGGGACACACCGTTGTTTTATAATTTTAGTGATAAGTTAATTTATCATGACATTACTACGAACGGCAATGCTTTCAGCGCCTTTTCTCAATATTTAAAAGGCATTCGAAACATTGTAAAAAAGGTAAGTCCAGATGTTATTTCGGTGTGCGATGATGGTTTAAAAGGTTTTTTTGTACCACGTTTTATAAAAAAACCTTGCCCGATGATTTACGAAAGACACGTTTCTAAGCAAGTAGAAGTAACAACAGATAAAACTAGTTTTGTCGCATCAATCTTTCAAAAAGCTAAATATGCATTAATGCAATATACAGCTAAAAAGTATGATAATTTTGTGGTGCTTACAAACGGTAATTTAGATGAATGGGCGTTGAAAAACATGGTGGTAATATCGAACCCCCTGCCCTTTCTTCCTGATGAACCTTCAAAACTAAGCAACAAAACGGTTCTAGCCGTTGGAAGACAATCTTACCAAAAAGGATACGAGCGTTTATTGCAAAGTTGGAAACAAGTAGCAGAAAAACATCCCGATTGGACATTGAAGATCTTTGGGAAAATTGATGAAAGCTTACATCTGCAAGAAACAGCAAACGAACTAGGCATATCAGATAGTGTGAATTTCCATAAACCAGTAAAAAATATTCAGGACAAGTATAAAGAGGCATCAATATATGTGATGTCCTCTCGTTTTGAAGGTTTTGGCATGGTGCTTATCGAGGCCATGGCTTATGGATTACCCTGCGTATCGTTTGATTGTCCACATGGGCCATCAGATATAATTTCGCAACGTCAAGACGGACTATTAGTTGAGAACGGAGATGTTGAAGGTTTTGCTACATCAATTAACGAGCTTATAGAAAACCCTGAGCTTAGAAAGGACATGGGACAAAAAGCAGAAGTAAAAGCAAAAAACTATTTACCAGTTAAGATTATGGAGAAATGGGACAACCTGTTTAAAAGCTTAATACATTAA